From Armatimonadota bacterium, one genomic window encodes:
- a CDS encoding glycosyltransferase family 2 protein has product MSAATPALSVVIPAYNSRDLLRESLRAFAGQEAADPFEVVVVDDGSSDGTGDMVAALQAEGPFAEGRPGLRLVRTANRGRSGARNLGAGEARAPVLLFMDADVRPTPGLLAAHLRHHAGAGRVGVQGRTLQHPSTLVTPFMRAPYLLPDLTVRRRRRLSPLHVVTRNFSVSADAFRQVGGFDEAFTGYGWEDIELGLRLAQAGTALHYEPDALAYHYHIQTLDDVLPKLRQAGAGAVYFWRKHGRPLWLGLFLELHPALLPLKWLIFRTELVTRLVRRLLPWAERREILALCNECYTHLLWKAYYAGVWEAMAAERARPRRAEEART; this is encoded by the coding sequence GTGAGCGCGGCCACCCCCGCCCTCAGCGTCGTCATCCCCGCCTACAACAGCCGGGACCTGCTGCGCGAGTCCCTGCGGGCCTTCGCGGGTCAGGAGGCCGCCGACCCCTTCGAGGTCGTGGTCGTGGACGACGGCTCCAGCGACGGCACCGGTGACATGGTGGCGGCGCTCCAGGCAGAGGGGCCGTTCGCCGAGGGTCGACCGGGCCTGCGTCTGGTCCGCACGGCCAACCGGGGCCGGTCGGGAGCGCGCAACCTGGGGGCGGGCGAGGCCCGCGCCCCCGTGCTGCTCTTCATGGACGCCGACGTGCGCCCCACGCCGGGGCTTCTGGCCGCGCACCTGCGCCACCACGCCGGCGCCGGACGCGTGGGGGTGCAGGGGCGCACCCTCCAGCACCCCTCGACCCTCGTCACCCCGTTCATGCGCGCCCCCTACCTGCTGCCCGACCTGACCGTGCGGCGCCGCCGGCGCCTCTCCCCGCTGCACGTCGTCACCCGCAACTTCTCGGTCTCGGCGGACGCCTTCCGCCAGGTGGGCGGCTTCGACGAGGCCTTCACCGGCTACGGCTGGGAGGACATCGAGCTGGGGCTGCGGCTGGCGCAGGCGGGGACGGCGCTCCACTACGAGCCCGACGCGCTCGCCTACCACTACCACATCCAGACGCTCGACGACGTCCTGCCCAAGCTGCGCCAGGCCGGGGCGGGGGCGGTCTACTTCTGGCGCAAGCACGGACGCCCGCTGTGGCTGGGGCTCTTCCTGGAGCTCCACCCGGCGCTGCTGCCGCTGAAGTGGCTGATCTTCCGCACGGAGCTGGTGACACGGCTCGTCCGCCGGCTGCTGCCGTGGGCGGAGCGCCGCGAGATCCTCGCCCTGTGCAACGAGTGCTACACCCACCTCCTCTGGAAGGCGTACTACGCGGGCGTGTGGGAGGCCATGGCGGCGGAGCGGGCCCGCCCGCGGCGCGCGGAGGAGGCGCGCACGTGA
- a CDS encoding lipid-A-disaccharide synthase-related protein, with the protein MSADGAHVSGDGAALSTHQAAARDRTGHPRLLVVSNGYGEDLIAARILRELREVEVAAFPLVGAGPAYPPGVPRLGPRADLPSGGFGFRDDLRGLWSDLRAGALGLVRAQRRALRAAGAGDGAGAGAGAGAGPDLVLAVGDVYALWMALAVGAPVALVATADTVLARRPSLLHLALLRRARHVFARDQATAAWLAARGVAASAPGNVMVDCLEETSPDFALPPGVPAVALLPGSRGDAARNAALLARVAAWATAARPEVHFLLALAPTVDADAVLAGFEVGLGPSTIGVLGQGAAAAGAPRPVRIQLTRTFTAAVARAEVVVGLAGTANEQAAALGRPVVAFPGRGAQYTPRFLALQSRVLGEALVPTPSPDAAAAAALRLLSDPAERARRGEVGRQRMGPPGAAPRIAAWLRDHLPAGTCP; encoded by the coding sequence GTGAGCGCGGACGGCGCGCACGTGAGCGGGGACGGCGCTGCGCTGTCCACCCATCAGGCGGCGGCGCGGGACAGAACAGGACATCCCCGCCTGCTCGTCGTGAGCAACGGCTACGGCGAGGACCTGATCGCCGCACGCATCCTGCGGGAGCTGCGGGAGGTCGAGGTCGCCGCCTTCCCGCTCGTGGGCGCGGGGCCGGCCTACCCGCCCGGGGTGCCGCGCCTGGGGCCCCGGGCCGACCTGCCGAGCGGCGGGTTCGGCTTCCGCGACGACCTGCGGGGCCTGTGGAGCGACCTGCGGGCCGGGGCGCTGGGGCTGGTGCGGGCGCAGCGCCGGGCGCTGCGGGCGGCGGGCGCAGGGGATGGCGCCGGTGCGGGCGCAGGGGCGGGCGCAGGGCCGGACCTGGTCCTGGCGGTGGGAGACGTCTACGCGCTGTGGATGGCGCTGGCCGTCGGGGCCCCGGTGGCGCTGGTGGCCACGGCGGACACGGTGCTGGCCCGACGGCCCTCGCTGCTGCACCTGGCGCTGCTGCGCCGCGCCCGGCACGTCTTCGCCCGGGACCAGGCCACGGCGGCGTGGCTGGCGGCGCGCGGCGTGGCCGCCTCGGCGCCGGGGAACGTCATGGTGGACTGCCTGGAGGAGACGTCTCCGGACTTCGCCCTGCCCCCGGGCGTCCCGGCCGTGGCGCTGCTCCCGGGGAGCCGGGGGGACGCCGCGCGCAACGCCGCGCTGCTCGCGCGGGTGGCGGCCTGGGCGACCGCGGCGCGACCGGAGGTGCACTTCCTGCTAGCGCTGGCGCCGACGGTGGACGCGGACGCCGTCCTGGCCGGGTTCGAGGTAGGGCTGGGGCCGAGCACCATCGGCGTCCTCGGTCAGGGTGCCGCTGCGGCCGGGGCGCCCCGGCCGGTCCGCATCCAGCTCACCCGGACGTTCACGGCGGCGGTGGCGCGGGCGGAGGTGGTGGTGGGCCTCGCCGGTACGGCCAACGAGCAGGCCGCGGCCCTCGGCCGGCCCGTGGTGGCCTTCCCCGGCCGCGGGGCGCAGTACACGCCGCGGTTCCTGGCGCTGCAGTCGCGCGTGCTGGGGGAGGCCCTCGTCCCCACGCCCTCGCCCGACGCGGCGGCGGCGGCGGCGCTGCGTCTGCTCAGCGACCCCGCGGAGCGCGCCCGGCGCGGCGAGGTGGGGCGGCAGCGGATGGGCCCGCCGGGGGCGGCGCCCCGGATTGCCGCCTGGCTGCGCGATCACCTGCCAGCCGGCACCTGCCCATGA
- a CDS encoding Wzz/FepE/Etk N-terminal domain-containing protein, with translation MIADDEIDLQELLQALWRGRRTIAVLALSAALVAAGLSVFVLPQAYESRVLLLVTRPQVQIVDPSSPAFRTGELNVTARTDPELSADGVATLARAPAIIEEVARRAGVPVRKLESAQARAVRNSSLVELRVRWPDPQTAQRIAAVWAEVVVAQARILASSRGQGSYALFGRRLDAALERLKVAEQALRRFDALSRIGELQARLGRLTDQLASYEARRNDLSVSLIRAEGELAAIEAQLQRQPRTLTLSKSVATDPFFHQAATTASGRSFLELSPLTLRTEEQNPAYTALSQARANAAVAVQALRVEKVRVEQAMQEIQHEIATLRSELASQTLTRTRLARDVENARRVYEVLFQRREEVRLAAATPSGSVQLAAPASRPDRPVSPRPVLNTTIAAVLGAMVGTLAVLVMGAWKGPAHPRALAPLDKTA, from the coding sequence ATGATCGCCGACGACGAAATCGATTTGCAGGAGCTGCTGCAAGCCCTTTGGAGGGGCCGTCGTACGATCGCCGTGCTCGCCTTGTCCGCAGCCCTGGTCGCCGCCGGGCTGAGTGTCTTCGTACTACCGCAAGCCTACGAGTCACGCGTCCTGCTCCTGGTCACACGGCCGCAGGTGCAGATCGTGGACCCGAGTAGCCCCGCGTTCCGGACGGGCGAACTGAACGTGACAGCCAGGACCGACCCGGAACTGTCCGCGGACGGGGTGGCCACGCTGGCCAGGGCGCCGGCGATCATCGAGGAAGTCGCCCGGCGGGCGGGTGTGCCGGTTCGGAAACTGGAATCAGCCCAGGCCCGGGCCGTCCGGAATAGCAGCCTGGTCGAGCTCCGGGTGCGCTGGCCCGACCCGCAAACGGCTCAGCGGATCGCTGCGGTCTGGGCGGAGGTCGTAGTGGCGCAGGCCAGGATCCTGGCGTCCAGCCGGGGCCAGGGCTCGTACGCACTCTTCGGGCGCCGCCTCGACGCAGCCCTGGAGCGTCTCAAGGTGGCAGAGCAGGCGCTGCGGCGCTTCGATGCCCTATCCCGGATCGGAGAGCTCCAGGCGCGCCTCGGAAGGCTGACCGACCAGCTGGCGTCCTATGAGGCGCGACGCAATGACCTCAGTGTGTCGTTGATACGTGCCGAAGGTGAGCTGGCTGCCATCGAAGCACAGCTCCAACGGCAACCCAGGACCCTTACGCTTTCGAAGTCTGTGGCCACCGACCCCTTCTTCCACCAGGCGGCGACCACGGCTTCGGGCCGGAGCTTCCTGGAGCTGAGCCCCCTCACCCTACGGACAGAGGAGCAGAACCCCGCGTACACCGCGTTGAGCCAGGCGCGGGCCAACGCCGCCGTCGCGGTTCAGGCCCTGCGGGTGGAGAAAGTCCGCGTGGAGCAGGCCATGCAGGAGATCCAGCACGAGATCGCGACTCTGCGGTCGGAGCTGGCCAGTCAAACGCTGACCAGGACCCGCCTGGCCCGGGACGTGGAAAATGCCCGGCGCGTGTACGAGGTTCTCTTCCAGCGCCGGGAGGAGGTCCGCCTTGCAGCCGCGACACCTTCGGGCTCTGTCCAGCTCGCTGCGCCGGCATCACGTCCGGACAGGCCGGTCTCCCCTCGGCCTGTGCTGAACACGACTATTGCCGCCGTCCTGGGAGCCATGGTTGGGACATTGGCAGTGCTAGTCATGGGGGCGTGGAAAGGGCCGGCACACCCGCGGGCTTTAGCCCCTCTCGACAAGACCGCTTGA